Part of the Candidatus Poribacteria bacterium genome is shown below.
GGACAGAAGTACTGTTTGGCGTTTGACAGATGCCAGTGGTGGCACAGAAAAAAAGCAACAAAATCGAAAGGGTGATGCGAATATGGTTCATATAGTGTATGTGCTTGAGTGGTTTGATGAAATTGTAGCATAAAATAGAAAAGAATTCAGTAATCGCTTCACGCTACCTTTCTAAAGGAAAAGGCTGTTGCTGAATTATACATTTTTATGTAACCTTTTTGTTCGGTTTACATTCTTAACCTACAGTGAAGTTTCAGTACTGACATACTGGTATTTATGAGATACGCTGTATATCTTTTCGGATTTTACTATAGGTGGCGATTCAAAAACAGGATGTGATGGGAATGGACAAATCGCGCGATGAAGAGTTGGTTCATCAGAGTTTAGACGATGAGGACGAGAATGCCTTTGAAATCCTTTATCACCGTTACGAAATGTCGCTTCTCAATTTTTTCTATAGGCGCGTTGGCAGCTGGGAAACCGCGCAGGACTTGATGCAAGAGACGTTTATTAGAGTGCATGCTCACCTCGGTACCCTTCGAGATCGCAAAAAATTTTCAAGTTGGATGTTTAGCATAGCAAAGCAACTCATCGCAACGCACATCAGAGAGAACCGGAGAAGTATTGAGACAGCTCCGATTGATGAAATCTTTGAAACCTACACGATAGAACCTGAGCATCGTTCTCCCATAGAATCGATAATCGCTGAAGAGCAGATGAAAATTGTTCGTGCTTTGGCGAAGCGGCTGCCCGAATCAGAGCGAAGTGCGTTTGAACTCAGACTCAACAACATGACACTCGGAGAAATTGCCGAAACTTTAGACATCAGCCCATCGGCAACCAAGGTGCGGTTGCATCGGGCAAAACAGAAGTTAGTCGCTTGGATGAAAGCAGAGTATCCCGGCGAATTTGATCATATATTTCTCGAAAAAAGTTAACAAAAAATCACTCTCTATGTAACCTATTTTGCCGATTTGCATTCTTAATTCACAAAAAGGAGATATCAACATGACACCGATAGAGGTCAAGGAATTGCTGAAAACCTTAATTGTGGAGAAATGTCTCCCCATTGATGTTGTTGATATGGCACCCTCCCAAGATTTACGCGCATTAGATTCGACAGTGGAGGCACGTATTAAAGATGTCATCCACCAATGGAATACAGATGGAAAAATTCATGAACGCCCGCCGGGACGAGCAGAAATTATGGAGTTCTATACGAGAACTGATTCTGTCTCTCCTGCCAAGGAATTACCAGAATCCTTAGTGGTTGAATCATTTCTTGAATCCGTCATAGGGGAACAAAGACTACCTATCCGTTTCGCCGACTGTGGTTTCCGGTTGATTACTTTGGCGGAGGATGACGCAACGCACTATCCTGTTAAAATCTTACACGGCGGATTTCGATTAGACAAAAGAGACGGAAGCGCGATTACGGTATCACAACTTGAAGGCGTTGCAAGTCGATTCAAGGTTTTGCTAAAAGAGAGAGGTGTAAAAGCAAAAATGTTTCATCGAGGTTTCCAACTTGAAAAGAGTGCGGAAACTGGGATACCTCTCTCACAAGTCAAAAAGTGGGCGGAACAGATAGATACGACATTCGGCATCAATTATGTGCTGAATGCTTATGAATACGCAAACCGTGATGAAGCCTCGGATACAAGTTGGACGAGCGCGAGTATTTGTGTTTCTTTGTGGCGTTTCCCACGGCGTTGAGTCACAATGGAACAAACTATAACAGAATAAAAACTTAATTTCAGAAAGGAGAAAAACTCATGAGCCCAAATGATGTGAAAGAATTATTAGATGCTCTAATTATCGAACTCGATCTGCCGCTCAGAGTTTCCGATAGCGGTCCGTTATTGGTTAGCGAAAAGTCAGACGGCTTGACCCAGGAGCGTATGGACGAAGTAGTAAAGCAGTGGATGGATGGAGAAATCCTAAGTCACGGTATCTCCGTAGGGAGATCTGTGTCTGAGAGAGATGAAGCGACAACTCGCCTCGCCTCCGACACGCACCGTGTCCCAGAAGTTAAGGAAATTTTGGAGTCCTTAGTCATTGAACAAGCACTACCTTTGAAAGTC
Proteins encoded:
- a CDS encoding RNA polymerase sigma factor, which gives rise to MAIQKQDVMGMDKSRDEELVHQSLDDEDENAFEILYHRYEMSLLNFFYRRVGSWETAQDLMQETFIRVHAHLGTLRDRKKFSSWMFSIAKQLIATHIRENRRSIETAPIDEIFETYTIEPEHRSPIESIIAEEQMKIVRALAKRLPESERSAFELRLNNMTLGEIAETLDISPSATKVRLHRAKQKLVAWMKAEYPGEFDHIFLEKS